In Nostoc sp. UHCC 0926, a single genomic region encodes these proteins:
- a CDS encoding HEAT repeat domain-containing protein: protein MTIDSLFEQLKHPNPNLRDRAMWELADVRDENTIPRLMSILDEEDVTYRRSAVKALGAIGIDAVPPLVESLLNSDNGTIRGSCAKALAQVAANHPDVPFPDVGLQGLKTALNDPNGVVYIASVMALGEIGSPAFEILTEALKTTDNVAVAVAIVNALGSMGDIRGVEVLTALTNDESADPYVRESAVSALPRLDQVINYKRG from the coding sequence ATGACAATAGATTCTCTATTTGAACAATTGAAACACCCCAACCCCAATCTGCGGGATCGAGCCATGTGGGAACTGGCTGATGTTCGTGATGAAAATACCATTCCTCGGCTGATGAGTATTTTGGATGAAGAAGATGTGACCTACCGTCGCTCTGCGGTAAAGGCACTGGGTGCCATTGGTATAGATGCTGTACCGCCACTAGTAGAGTCATTGCTGAACAGCGATAATGGGACTATTCGGGGCAGTTGTGCCAAAGCCTTAGCACAAGTCGCCGCCAACCATCCAGACGTACCCTTCCCCGATGTGGGTTTACAGGGATTAAAAACAGCGCTCAATGACCCAAATGGTGTTGTTTATATTGCATCTGTGATGGCTCTGGGTGAGATTGGTTCCCCTGCCTTTGAAATTTTAACTGAGGCTCTAAAAACAACGGATAATGTTGCGGTGGCTGTGGCAATCGTTAATGCACTCGGTTCGATGGGCGATATCCGGGGAGTGGAAGTGCTGACGGCATTGACTAATGATGAATCTGCCGATCCATATGTTCGAGAGTCAGCGGTGAGTGCCTTGCCCCGATTAGATCAGGTAATTAATTATAAGAGAGGG